The DNA window ATTCCCGGGTTTCCGGGCACCTTGTAAATATCTCCCCTTTAAATGAGATTCTTGCATTTGATAATTGCTTCTAAATATTTCCAGCATTGTAAATTATCTTGAACTCTGAATTAACTCTGAATTTTATCAATCGTTAACCAATATATTTTTTCAAAGCAAAGACGTAGGGCCCGATACAAAATTAATCTTGATGGGCAATCAAGGTGTAAGTTACTAGACTTGGTAGATAAAAATTTATAGACGACCAGGGTACGAGTCCCTGGACTTAAGAGATAACCGGGGTACAGGTtctccgggccagggtacgggtccctggacttaagagataaccggggtacgggtcctccgggccagggtacgggtccttgGAATttgtagataaccagggtgcgggtccctgggccagggtacgggtccctggacttaagaTATAACCGGGGTATGGGTcctccgggccagggtacgggtccctggaatttgtagataaccagggtgcgggtcCCTGgaccagggtacgggtccctggaccagggtacgggtccctggacttaagaTATAACAGGGGTACGGGTCctccgagccagggtacgggtccctggaatttgtagataaccagggtgctgGTCcctgggccagggtacgggtccctggacttaagatataaccggggtacgggtcctccGAGCcaggtacgggtccctggactttgtagataaccagggtgcgggtcCCTGGACTTTGTCGATAAGTAGGGTGCGTGTCCCCTGGGCCAAGGTACGGGTCTCTGGACTTAAGATAtaaccggggtacgggtcctccgggccagggtacgggtccttgGACTTTGTAGATAACCAGGATGCGGGTCcctgggccagggtacgggtccctagACTTAAGATAtaaccggggtacgggtcctccGGGcgagggtacgggtccctggactttgTAAATATTTCCCTGAATCATTTCTTTATTTGATGAAGAAACAATAAATACACGTGCTTTTAAACATAATATTTCTTCAAATGAAAAGCACTCCATGGCCTTTTGAGAGAGTGTCCCTGAGAATCTTCAAGATAGTAAGCTGCACCTGAGCTGACTTTTCGAATTATTTTGAAGGGTCCTTCCCATCGGGCTTCTAATTTTCCCACGTCACCTATGGGCTTGATTTTCTTCATAACCAAGTTCCCAACCTGAAAATTTCGTGGCCAAACATGCTTGTTGTAGGACTTCATCACCCGGCTGCGATAAGCCTCCATTCGAATGGCTGCTCGATCTCTTTTTTCTTCCACTAAATCAAGTTCAGCGGCCCGGGATTGATCATTGTTGCTTGGATAAGATTCTATCCGAGTAGAAGATTGCCCAATCTCCACCGGCAGGACTGCTTCTGAACCATAGACAAGACTGTAGGGTGTTTTCCGAGTAGATGATCGAGGCGTAGTTCGGTATGCCCATAAGACACTCGATAAATCTTCCACCCAATCTTTTCCTTTCCCATGGAGCCGGGCTTTCAATGCTTGTACAATGATCCTGTTAGTCACTTTAGTCTTGCCATTAGCCTGAGGGTAAGCTACTAAGGTGAAGGATTGAATAATCTTCATTTCTTGACACCAGGAGGTGATCTTCTTTCCCTGGAATTGCCTTCCATTATCTGAAATTAGCTTCCTCGGGATGCCATAtctgcaaacaatgttcttccAAAGAAATTTCATGATTTCATCCTAGATGATCGAGGCGTAGTTCGGTATGCCCATAAGACACTCGATAATTCGTCCACCCAATCTTTTCCTTTCCCATGGAGCCGGGCTTTCAATGCTTGCACAATGATCCTGTTAGTCACTTTAGTCTTGCCATTAGCCTGAGGGTAAGCTACTAAGGTGAAGGATTGAATAATCTTCATTTCTTGACACCAGGAGGTGATCTTATTTCCCTGGAATTGCCTTCCATTATCTAAAATTAGCTTCCTCGGATGCCATAtctgcaaacaatgttcttccAAAGAAATTTCATGATTTCATCCTCGGTAATCTTGGCTAATGGCTCGGCCTCTACCCACTTGGAGAAATAATCAACAGCCACCAGAAGGAACTTTTTCTGTGCTCGGGCTATGGGAAAAGGACCTACAATATCCAAACCCCACTGGTCAAAAGGGCATGATGCGGAGATTGGTTGCATACTCGCAGCTGGGCGATGGTGAAAATTAGAATGGTTTTGGCAACCCTGACATTTTTGGACAAGTCGGACAGCATCTTGATTCATCTGAGGCCACCAGAACCCAACCAATATAGTTTTCGAGACAGAGCTGTCCCACCGAGGTGTTCACCACAGCATCCATCGTGTATTTCTCGGAGGACGTACTCTATCTCGTCTTCTGATAAGCATTTGAGTAATGGGCCCTGATAGGATCGTCTGTACAAAACATTATTCAAGAAGACGAACCTGGGCGcttgttttattatttttgcaGCATAGGCTCGATCTTCTGGGAGCTTTTTATGGACTATGTATTCAACGATAGGAGTCATCCATGAGCTTTTCTGGACCGGGGGTATTTCTTCATCAATAGAGAGCACCAACCGGGTGAAACACATGATTTCCCAGGTGCTTACTTCGGATATAGAGGTGGCCAACTTGGCGAGATTGTCAGCTTCCCCATTCTTTTCTCGGGGAATTTGTTCAATGCTCCAGTCGGTAAAAGTGGCAGCCCGAGCTGTGATAAGTTTTAGGTACTTGAGCATTTTTTCATCTTTGGCCCCGTAAGCACCTTTAATTTTTTGTGCCACCAACTGAGAATCAGAATAAATAACACTCGAGAGGCCCCAATTTCTTGGTCGGCCTGCAATCCTGACAAAACAGCTTCATACTCAACCTCATTATTTGTGACCCGGGAATCAATTCTTAAGGCCAATTTGATCTTTTCTCCGGATGGGGAAACTATGACCACTCCAACTCCGCACCCGGACAGATTTGAAGCGACATCAACAAAAATTCTCCATAACTCTTCTTCTGCTGACTGGACCGTCTCTATTAAGAAATCTGTTAAATCATGGGCTTTGATAGCAGCCCGGGATTGATATTCAATGTCGTACTCTCCCAGCTCTATTTTCCATTTGACCATTCTTCCTGAGATTTTCGCGTGTCATTATTCTCCCGAGATGAGAATTGGTGAGGACCACTATTGGATGGGACAAAAAGTATGGCCTTAATTTCCGAGCAGTCACCACCAGGACTAGAACTATTTTTTCCACTTCACTATACTTTAACTCTGCCCCTCGGAAAGCATCACTAACATAGTAAACGGGCCTCTGATCTATCCCTTCTTCCTTGATGAGAACAGAGCTAACAGCATGTTCAGTGGCAGACAGATAAACCCACAGCTTTTCCCCCAGCTCCGGCTTTACCAAAACAGGCAACTCGGCTAAGTGTTTCTTCAAGTCTCGAAAAGCCTGTTCACACCCTTCATCCCAACCAAATTTCTGGGCCTTCCTAAGGACTTGAAAAAaaggataactccgatgagcaGATCGAGAAATGAATCGAGATAAAGCAGCAATCCTCTCGGTCAATTTCTGTACCTCTCGAGAAGATTGGGGGGAGGGCATATCGATCAcagcttttatttttctaggTTGAC is part of the Primulina eburnea isolate SZY01 chromosome 1, ASM2296580v1, whole genome shotgun sequence genome and encodes:
- the LOC140808007 gene encoding uncharacterized protein, yielding MGISPKVAEHKLNIIPGSRPVKQKKRHFGPEKDKIIEEQVKEMLKAGNIWKAQKFGWDEGCEQAFRDLKKHLAELPVLVKPELGEKLWVYLSATEHAVSSVLIKEEGIDQRPVYYVSDAFRGAELKYSEVEKIVLVLVVTARKLRPYFLSHPIVVLTNSHLGRIMTRENLRKNGQMENRAGRLVAQKIKGAYGAKDEKMLKYLKLITARAATFTDWSIEQIPREKNGEADNLAKLATSISEVSTWEIMCFTRLVLSIDEEIPPVQKSSWMTPIVEYIVHKKLPEDRAYAAKIIKQAPRYGIPRKLISDNGRQFQGKKITSWCQEMKIIQSFTLVAYPQANGKTKVTNRIIVQALKARLHGKGKDWVEDLSSVLWAYRTTPRSSTRKTPYSLVYGSEAVLPVEIGQSSTRIESYPSNNDQSRAAELDLVEEKRDRAAIRMEAYRSRVMKSYNKHVWPRNFQVGNLVMKKIKPIGDVGKLEARWEGPFKIIRKVSSGAAYYLEDSQGHSLKRPWSAFHLKKYYV